The following coding sequences are from one bacterium window:
- a CDS encoding penicillin-binding protein → MASRPKRRTRTRERPRRTGKRSNRGWLTRLALIAVIALSAIGILGTAGTIAAVDYFAGDLPSIDALQTAKLTQTTRILDRNGNLIEALYHENRTVVPLSKISVKLQRATIATEDRTFYANSGVDYRRLMIAVFYDLTHHSATLGGSTITEQVVKNDVLDTQESQSRTISRKFHELLLAEEMERRYSKQQILELYLNSIPYGNGAYGAEAAAETYFQVHASDLSWAQASFLAGLPQAPADYDPFGTPDQLQAAKWRWHAVLEGMVSVGDLSASAADAAYRSDLIAKMLAAHKALPAQRNPLTAHFADYVEQYIAQRYGQRALYDGGLTVTTTLDLGTQANADKWVKAGVHAYARRGVNTGAMLVMNPSDGEILAMVGSADYNNATIRGQINLTGVDPLGWRGIGSSFKAYTYAAALQAGLVTPATPLNDESGVIGGHTFNDWDAKHEGWITLRKALAESRNLPALWTYGQEGGDRVVSFMHNLGITAAIENPAGVATTLGHDPISMEEHLAAYSAFDNGGYRISGHPVLKVTDPSGKVLEAFDPAAGRVQVISPDLGYLMTDLLRGPVKLYLGDLGRRPAAGKSGTTEAYTGSIFIGYTPDLAVAASLMHIDAGPTCDSGYAYLATNFQPSGWLCPTSVLFGENVGVSVWKPFLEEYYSSHPWPAMWVQPPGVVTRQVCAYDGGTIASGGYNEIFLKGAGEPNYPCGANPHPGQAPYALPSPSPPPSPSPGPSPSPGPSPSPTPH, encoded by the coding sequence GCGGCCGCGCCGCACCGGCAAACGCTCCAATCGCGGTTGGCTCACGCGCCTGGCGCTGATCGCGGTCATCGCCCTCTCCGCGATCGGCATCCTCGGCACCGCCGGGACCATCGCCGCGGTCGACTACTTCGCCGGCGACCTGCCGTCCATCGACGCCCTGCAGACGGCCAAGCTGACGCAGACGACCCGCATCCTCGACCGCAACGGCAACCTGATCGAGGCGCTGTACCACGAGAACCGCACGGTCGTCCCGCTGAGCAAGATCAGCGTCAAGCTCCAGCGGGCCACGATCGCCACCGAGGACCGCACCTTCTACGCCAACAGCGGCGTCGATTACCGGCGGTTGATGATCGCCGTCTTCTACGACCTCACTCATCACTCCGCGACATTGGGCGGCTCGACGATCACCGAACAGGTGGTCAAGAACGACGTCCTCGACACCCAGGAGTCACAGAGCCGGACCATCAGCCGCAAGTTCCACGAGCTGCTGCTCGCGGAGGAGATGGAGCGCCGGTATTCGAAGCAGCAGATCCTCGAGCTCTACCTCAACAGCATTCCTTACGGGAACGGGGCGTACGGCGCCGAAGCGGCCGCAGAGACCTATTTCCAGGTCCATGCCAGCGACCTGAGCTGGGCCCAGGCGAGCTTTCTCGCCGGCCTGCCCCAGGCGCCGGCCGACTACGACCCCTTCGGCACGCCCGACCAGCTCCAGGCCGCCAAGTGGCGGTGGCATGCGGTGCTGGAGGGGATGGTGTCGGTGGGCGACCTGAGCGCCTCGGCGGCCGACGCGGCCTATCGCAGCGACCTGATCGCGAAGATGCTCGCGGCCCACAAGGCGCTGCCCGCGCAGCGCAACCCGCTGACCGCGCACTTCGCCGACTACGTGGAGCAGTACATCGCCCAGCGGTACGGCCAGCGGGCGCTATACGACGGGGGCCTCACGGTAACGACGACGCTGGACCTCGGCACGCAGGCGAATGCCGACAAGTGGGTCAAGGCGGGAGTGCACGCGTACGCCCGTCGCGGCGTGAACACCGGCGCCATGCTGGTCATGAATCCCAGCGACGGGGAGATCCTCGCCATGGTCGGCAGCGCGGACTACAACAACGCCACCATCCGCGGGCAGATCAACCTCACGGGGGTCGATCCGCTCGGGTGGCGCGGCATCGGCTCCTCGTTCAAGGCCTACACCTACGCGGCCGCGCTGCAGGCGGGATTGGTGACGCCCGCGACCCCGCTGAACGATGAGAGCGGCGTCATCGGCGGCCACACCTTCAATGACTGGGACGCCAAGCACGAGGGCTGGATAACGCTCCGCAAGGCTCTGGCGGAATCGCGCAACCTGCCTGCGCTGTGGACGTACGGCCAGGAGGGCGGCGATCGCGTGGTCTCTTTCATGCACAACCTCGGCATCACCGCCGCCATCGAAAACCCCGCCGGCGTGGCCACCACGCTGGGCCACGACCCGATCTCCATGGAGGAGCATCTCGCCGCCTACTCGGCGTTCGACAACGGCGGATATCGGATCAGCGGGCACCCCGTGCTGAAAGTCACCGATCCCAGCGGCAAGGTGCTGGAGGCATTCGATCCGGCCGCGGGTCGCGTGCAGGTGATCAGCCCCGACCTGGGATACCTCATGACCGATCTCCTCCGAGGCCCGGTCAAGCTCTACCTGGGCGACCTGGGCCGTCGGCCGGCCGCGGGCAAATCGGGGACGACCGAGGCCTACACCGGCTCGATCTTCATCGGCTACACCCCCGACCTGGCGGTCGCCGCGTCGCTGATGCACATCGACGCCGGCCCCACCTGCGACTCCGGCTACGCGTATCTCGCGACCAACTTCCAGCCCTCGGGCTGGCTCTGCCCCACGTCGGTCCTCTTCGGGGAGAACGTGGGGGTCTCGGTCTGGAAGCCGTTCCTGGAGGAGTACTACTCGTCCCACCCGTGGCCCGCCATGTGGGTGCAGCCACCCGGCGTCGTCACGCGGCAGGTCTGCGCCTACGACGGCGGCACGATCGCCAGCGGCGGCTACAACGAGATCTTTCTCAAGGGCGCCGGCGAGCCGAACTACCCATGCGGTGCCAACCCACACCCGGGCCAGGCGCCATATGCGCTGCCGTCGCCCAGCCCGC